In Agrobacterium tumefaciens, a single genomic region encodes these proteins:
- a CDS encoding 50S ribosomal protein L23 codes for MTDLRHYDVIVSPSITEKSTLVSEQNQVVFNVAKTASKPEIKAAVEALFGVKVTAVNTLIRKGKTRRFRGFAGKLKDVKKAVVTLAEGQSIDVSTGL; via the coding sequence ATGACGGATCTTCGCCACTACGATGTGATCGTATCTCCTTCGATCACGGAAAAGTCGACGCTGGTATCCGAACAGAACCAGGTCGTATTCAACGTCGCCAAGACTGCTTCCAAGCCTGAAATCAAGGCTGCCGTGGAAGCTCTCTTCGGCGTCAAAGTCACGGCTGTGAACACGCTTATCCGCAAGGGTAAGACCCGTCGTTTCCGTGGGTTCGCCGGTAAGCTTAAGGACGTCAAGAAAGCCGTCGTTACGCTCGCCGAAGGTCAATCCATCGACGTGTCCACCGGACTCTAA
- the rplC gene encoding 50S ribosomal protein L3, whose translation MRSGVIAQKVGMTRVYNDAGEHIPVTVLRLDNVQVVAQRTEDKNGYTAVQLGAGQSKVKNTTKALRGHFAAANVEPKAKLVEFRVSPENLIDIGATLTANHFQSGQLVDVTGTTIGKGFAGAMKRHNFGGGRASHGNSVSHRAHGSTGNNQDPGRVWKGKRMAGHMGQTRVTTQNLEVVSTDEDRGLILVKGAVPGSKGSWIIVRDAVKSAAK comes from the coding sequence ATGCGTTCAGGTGTGATTGCACAGAAAGTGGGTATGACACGCGTCTATAACGACGCAGGTGAACATATCCCTGTAACAGTATTGCGACTGGATAACGTACAAGTCGTTGCCCAGCGCACGGAAGACAAGAATGGCTACACCGCAGTTCAGCTCGGTGCCGGCCAGTCCAAGGTCAAGAACACGACGAAGGCGCTTCGCGGTCACTTTGCCGCTGCCAATGTCGAACCGAAAGCCAAGCTCGTCGAGTTCCGGGTCTCCCCCGAGAACCTGATCGACATCGGTGCAACACTGACCGCAAATCATTTTCAGTCCGGCCAGCTGGTCGACGTCACTGGAACCACGATCGGTAAAGGTTTTGCCGGTGCTATGAAGCGTCACAACTTCGGTGGTGGCCGCGCTTCGCACGGTAACTCCGTATCGCACCGTGCACACGGTTCGACCGGTAACAACCAGGATCCGGGCCGCGTCTGGAAGGGCAAGCGCATGGCTGGTCATATGGGCCAGACACGCGTCACGACCCAGAACCTTGAAGTCGTTTCGACTGATGAAGACCGTGGCCTCATCCTCGTGAAGGGTGCAGTTCCGGGTTCGAAGGGTTCCTGGATCATTGTCCGCGACGCCGTCAAGTCGGCTGCGAAGTAA
- the tuf gene encoding elongation factor Tu, protein MAKSKFERNKPHVNIGTIGHVDHGKTSLTAAITKFFGEFKAYDQIDAAPEEKARGITISTAHVEYETPARHYAHVDCPGHADYVKNMITGAAQMDGAILVCSAADGPMPQTREHILLARQVGVPAIVVFLNKVDQVDDAELLELVELEVRELLSSYDFPGDDIPIVKGSALAALEDSDKKIGEDAIRELMAAVDAYIPTPERPIDQPFLMPIEDVFSISGRGTVVTGRVERGIVKVGEEVEIVGIRPTSKTTVTGVEMFRKLLDQGQAGDNIGALVRGVTRDGVERGQILCKPGSVKPHKKFMAEAYILTKEEGGRHTPFFTNYRPQFYFRTTDVTGIVSLPEGTEMVMPGDNVTVEVELIVPIAMEEKLRFAIREGGRTVGAGIVASIVE, encoded by the coding sequence ATGGCAAAGAGCAAGTTTGAGCGCAATAAGCCGCACGTCAACATTGGCACGATCGGTCACGTCGACCATGGCAAGACGTCGCTGACGGCAGCGATCACGAAGTTCTTCGGCGAATTCAAGGCGTATGACCAGATCGACGCCGCGCCTGAAGAAAAGGCCCGTGGTATCACGATCTCGACGGCACACGTCGAATACGAGACGCCTGCCCGTCACTACGCACACGTCGACTGCCCCGGCCACGCCGACTATGTGAAGAACATGATCACCGGTGCTGCCCAGATGGACGGCGCGATCCTGGTTTGCTCGGCTGCCGACGGCCCGATGCCGCAGACCCGCGAGCACATCCTGCTTGCCCGTCAGGTTGGCGTTCCGGCAATCGTCGTGTTCCTCAACAAGGTCGACCAGGTTGACGACGCCGAGCTTCTTGAGCTCGTCGAATTGGAAGTTCGCGAACTTCTGTCGTCCTACGACTTCCCGGGCGACGACATTCCGATCGTCAAGGGTTCGGCACTTGCTGCTCTTGAAGACAGCGACAAGAAGATCGGTGAAGACGCGATCCGCGAGCTGATGGCTGCGGTTGACGCCTACATCCCGACGCCTGAGCGTCCGATCGACCAGCCGTTCCTGATGCCGATCGAAGACGTGTTCTCGATCTCTGGCCGTGGTACGGTTGTGACGGGTCGCGTTGAGCGCGGTATCGTCAAGGTTGGTGAAGAAGTCGAGATCGTCGGCATTCGTCCGACCTCGAAGACGACGGTTACCGGCGTTGAAATGTTCCGCAAGCTGCTCGACCAGGGCCAGGCTGGCGACAACATCGGTGCTCTCGTTCGCGGCGTTACCCGTGACGGCGTTGAGCGTGGTCAGATCCTGTGCAAGCCGGGTTCGGTCAAGCCGCACAAGAAGTTCATGGCAGAAGCCTACATCCTGACGAAGGAAGAAGGCGGCCGTCATACGCCGTTCTTCACGAACTACCGTCCGCAGTTCTACTTCCGTACGACTGACGTTACCGGTATCGTTTCGCTTCCTGAAGGCACGGAAATGGTTATGCCTGGCGACAACGTCACGGTTGAAGTCGAGCTGATCGTTCCGATCGCGATGGAAGAAAAGCTGCGCTTCGCTATCCGCGAAGGCGGCCGTACCGTCGGCGCCGGCATCGTGGCTTCGATCGTCGAGTAA
- the rpmC gene encoding 50S ribosomal protein L29, with amino-acid sequence MKADEVRGLSADQLKDKLADLKKEQFNLRFQKATGQLEKSSRINEVRKDIARVKTIARQKAAEAKA; translated from the coding sequence ATGAAAGCCGATGAAGTTCGCGGCCTCAGCGCCGACCAGCTCAAGGACAAGCTCGCCGATCTGAAGAAGGAGCAGTTCAACCTGCGCTTCCAGAAGGCGACCGGCCAGCTGGAGAAGTCCTCGCGCATCAACGAAGTCCGCAAGGACATCGCCCGCGTTAAAACCATTGCCCGCCAGAAGGCGGCAGAAGCCAAGGCCTAA
- the rpsG gene encoding 30S ribosomal protein S7: protein MSRRHSAEKREINPDPKFGDLVVTKFMNAIMLHGKKSVAESIVYGAFDVVQGKTKQEPLGVFHSALDNVAPHVEVRSRRVGGATYQVPVDVRPERRQALAIRWLITAARKRNETTMVDRLSGELMDAANNRGSAVKKREDTHKMADANRAFSHYRW, encoded by the coding sequence ATGTCCCGTCGCCATAGTGCAGAAAAGCGTGAGATCAACCCGGACCCGAAGTTCGGCGATCTGGTCGTCACCAAGTTCATGAACGCCATCATGCTTCACGGCAAGAAGTCGGTCGCAGAAAGCATCGTTTACGGCGCGTTCGACGTCGTTCAGGGCAAGACGAAGCAGGAGCCGCTCGGCGTGTTCCACTCCGCCCTCGACAACGTTGCTCCGCACGTTGAAGTGCGTTCGCGCCGCGTCGGCGGTGCAACTTACCAGGTCCCGGTCGATGTTCGTCCGGAGCGCCGTCAGGCTCTCGCCATCCGCTGGCTGATCACTGCTGCGCGCAAGCGCAACGAAACGACCATGGTCGATCGCCTTTCCGGCGAACTCATGGACGCTGCGAACAACCGCGGTTCTGCCGTCAAGAAGCGTGAAGACACGCACAAGATGGCCGACGCTAACCGCGCATTCTCGCATTACCGCTGGTAA
- a CDS encoding VOC family protein, whose protein sequence is MAVRRVVANIATPEPARAQAFYGDILGMPVAMDHGWIITRASPLEARAQVSFAREGGSGTDVPDLSIEVDNFDEVHARILKAGLPIVYGPVTEAWGVQRLFLRDPFGKLINILCHS, encoded by the coding sequence ATGGCGGTCAGACGTGTCGTCGCCAATATCGCAACGCCCGAGCCCGCGCGGGCGCAGGCGTTCTACGGCGATATTCTCGGTATGCCCGTCGCCATGGATCACGGCTGGATCATCACCCGCGCCAGCCCGCTCGAAGCGCGCGCTCAGGTTAGCTTTGCACGCGAAGGCGGTTCCGGCACTGATGTGCCGGACCTTTCGATCGAGGTCGATAACTTCGATGAAGTCCACGCCAGAATCCTGAAAGCGGGACTGCCGATCGTATACGGCCCCGTGACCGAGGCATGGGGTGTGCAACGACTGTTTCTGCGCGACCCCTTCGGCAAGCTTATCAATATATTATGTCACTCATAG
- the rpsQ gene encoding 30S ribosomal protein S17, whose translation MPKRILQGVVVSDKNEKTVVVRVERRFAHPLMQKTVRRSKKYKAHDENNQYKVGDVVSIEECAPISKDKRWTVVAAQA comes from the coding sequence ATGCCGAAACGCATTCTGCAGGGCGTCGTAGTGTCCGACAAGAACGAGAAGACTGTCGTGGTCCGGGTTGAGCGTCGATTCGCTCACCCGCTCATGCAAAAGACCGTTCGTCGTTCGAAGAAGTACAAGGCACACGACGAAAACAATCAGTATAAGGTCGGCGACGTCGTTTCCATCGAGGAATGCGCACCGATCTCCAAGGACAAGCGCTGGACGGTCGTTGCCGCCCAGGCTTAA
- the fusA gene encoding elongation factor G produces the protein MAREYKIEDYRNFGIMAHIDAGKTTTTERILYYTGKSHKIGEVHDGAATMDWMEQEQERGITITSAATTTFWKGRDGKMRRFNIIDTPGHVDFTIEVERSLRVLDGAIALLDANAGVEPQTETVWRQAEKYNVPRMIFCNKMDKTGADFYRSVEMIKTRLGAIAVVMQLPIGAETEFKGVIDLIEMNALIWRDESLGAQWDVVEIPDDMKAKADEYREKLIETVVEIDEEAMEDYLNGIMPDNEKIRALVRRGTIDVKFHPMFCGTAFKNKGVQPLLDAVVDYLPSPLDIPAIKGIDFKTEADIERHADDSEPLSMLAFKIMNDPFVGSLTFARIYSGKLEKGTSVINTVKDKRERVGRMLQMHSNSREDIEEAFAGDIVALAGLKETTTGDTLCDPLKPVILERMEFPEPVIQIAIEPKTKGDQEKMGLALNRLAAEDPSFRVKTDEESGQTIIAGMGELHLDILVDRMRREFKVEATVGAPQVAYRETITRQHEEDYTHKKQSGGTGQFARVKIIFEPNPEGEDFKFESKIVGGAVPKEYIPGVQKGIESVLSSGPLAGFPMLGVKATLIDGAFHDVDSSVLAFEIASRACFREAAKKAGAQLLEPMMKVEVVTPEDYVGDVIGDLNSRRGQIQGQESRGITIVINAHVPLANMFKYVDNLRSMSQGRAQYSMTFDHYSPVPSNVAQEIQAKYSGQK, from the coding sequence ATGGCTCGCGAATATAAAATCGAAGACTACCGCAATTTCGGTATCATGGCGCATATCGACGCCGGCAAGACCACGACCACCGAGCGTATTCTTTATTACACCGGTAAGTCGCACAAGATCGGCGAAGTCCATGATGGCGCTGCCACGATGGACTGGATGGAACAGGAGCAGGAGCGTGGTATCACCATCACCTCCGCAGCCACCACGACCTTCTGGAAGGGTCGCGACGGCAAGATGCGCCGCTTCAACATCATCGACACCCCCGGCCACGTCGACTTCACCATTGAAGTCGAGCGTTCGCTGCGCGTTCTCGACGGCGCCATCGCGCTGCTCGACGCCAACGCCGGTGTTGAGCCGCAGACGGAAACCGTCTGGCGCCAGGCCGAGAAGTACAACGTTCCGCGTATGATCTTCTGTAACAAGATGGACAAGACCGGCGCTGACTTCTACCGCTCGGTAGAGATGATCAAGACCCGTCTCGGCGCCATCGCCGTGGTCATGCAGCTGCCGATCGGCGCTGAGACCGAGTTCAAGGGCGTTATCGACCTGATCGAGATGAACGCACTCATCTGGCGCGACGAATCGCTCGGCGCTCAGTGGGACGTCGTTGAGATCCCTGATGACATGAAGGCCAAGGCTGACGAATATCGCGAAAAGCTGATCGAGACCGTTGTCGAGATCGACGAAGAAGCGATGGAAGACTACCTGAACGGCATCATGCCCGACAATGAGAAGATCCGTGCGCTCGTTCGCCGCGGCACCATCGACGTGAAGTTCCACCCGATGTTCTGCGGTACCGCGTTCAAGAACAAGGGCGTTCAGCCGCTGCTCGACGCTGTTGTAGACTACCTGCCGTCTCCGCTGGACATCCCGGCGATCAAGGGTATCGACTTCAAGACCGAAGCCGACATCGAGCGTCATGCTGACGACAGCGAGCCGCTTTCCATGCTCGCGTTCAAGATCATGAACGACCCCTTCGTCGGTTCGCTGACCTTCGCACGCATCTACTCGGGCAAGCTCGAAAAGGGCACCTCGGTCATCAACACGGTCAAGGACAAGCGCGAGCGCGTCGGCCGTATGCTGCAGATGCATTCCAACAGCCGTGAAGACATCGAAGAAGCCTTTGCCGGCGACATCGTTGCTCTGGCTGGCCTCAAGGAAACCACCACTGGCGATACGCTTTGCGATCCGCTGAAGCCGGTTATCCTCGAGCGCATGGAATTCCCCGAGCCGGTCATCCAGATCGCGATCGAGCCGAAGACCAAGGGCGACCAGGAAAAGATGGGCCTCGCGCTCAACCGTCTGGCTGCTGAAGATCCTTCGTTCCGCGTCAAGACCGACGAAGAGTCCGGTCAGACGATCATCGCAGGCATGGGCGAACTTCACCTCGACATTCTCGTTGACCGTATGCGTCGCGAGTTCAAGGTTGAAGCGACCGTCGGTGCTCCGCAGGTTGCCTACCGCGAAACCATCACGCGTCAGCACGAAGAAGACTACACGCACAAGAAGCAGTCCGGTGGTACCGGTCAGTTCGCTCGCGTGAAGATCATCTTCGAACCGAACCCTGAAGGCGAAGACTTCAAGTTCGAATCGAAGATCGTCGGTGGTGCTGTTCCGAAGGAATACATCCCGGGCGTTCAGAAGGGTATCGAAAGCGTTCTGTCTTCCGGTCCGCTCGCTGGCTTCCCGATGCTCGGCGTCAAGGCGACACTGATCGACGGTGCATTCCACGACGTCGACTCGTCGGTTCTCGCCTTCGAAATCGCATCGCGTGCCTGCTTCCGTGAAGCAGCCAAGAAGGCTGGTGCACAGCTTCTCGAGCCGATGATGAAGGTCGAAGTCGTAACGCCGGAAGACTATGTCGGCGACGTTATCGGCGACCTGAACTCCCGTCGTGGTCAGATCCAGGGCCAGGAAAGCCGTGGTATCACCATCGTCATCAACGCACACGTTCCGCTCGCGAACATGTTCAAGTACGTCGACAACCTGCGCTCCATGAGCCAAGGCCGCGCACAGTACTCGATGACGTTCGATCACTATTCGCCGGTTCCGTCGAACGTGGCGCAGGAAATCCAGGCAAAGTACTCCGGTCAGAAATGA
- the rpsS gene encoding 30S ribosomal protein S19, with protein sequence MARSVWKGPFVDGYLLTKAEKVRESGRNEVIKIWSRRSTILPQFVGLTFGVYNGSKHVPVSVNEDMVGHKFGEFSPTRTYYGHGADKKAKRK encoded by the coding sequence ATGGCTCGTTCAGTATGGAAAGGTCCGTTTGTTGACGGCTATCTTCTCACCAAGGCTGAGAAGGTGCGCGAGAGCGGACGTAACGAAGTAATCAAGATCTGGAGCCGTCGCTCCACGATCCTGCCGCAGTTCGTTGGTCTGACCTTCGGCGTCTACAACGGCAGCAAGCATGTGCCCGTCTCGGTCAACGAAGACATGGTCGGACACAAGTTCGGTGAATTCTCTCCGACCCGTACCTATTACGGTCACGGCGCGGACAAGAAGGCAAAGAGGAAGTAA
- the rpsJ gene encoding 30S ribosomal protein S10, with protein MTGQNIRIRLKAFDHRILDASTREIVSTAKRTGASVRGPVPLPTRIEKFTVNRSPHVDKKSREQFEMRTHKRLLDIVDPTPQTVDALMKLDLAAGVDVEIKL; from the coding sequence ATGACCGGCCAGAATATCCGTATCCGCCTCAAGGCGTTCGATCACCGGATCCTCGATGCCTCTACCCGTGAAATCGTGTCGACCGCAAAGCGCACCGGCGCCAGCGTTCGCGGCCCGGTTCCACTTCCTACCCGCATCGAAAAGTTTACCGTCAACCGCTCTCCTCACGTTGACAAGAAAAGCCGTGAACAGTTCGAAATGCGGACGCACAAGCGTCTTCTCGATATCGTTGACCCCACCCCGCAGACTGTCGATGCTCTGATGAAGCTCGACCTCGCTGCTGGCGTTGACGTGGAAATCAAGCTCTAA
- the rplB gene encoding 50S ribosomal protein L2 yields the protein MALKSFNPTTPSQRQLVIVDRASLYKGKPVKALTQGLSSKGGRNNQGRITVRFQGGGHKRTYRLVDFKRRKFDVEGTVERLEYDPNRTAFIALVTYTDGEQAYILAPQRLAAGDKVIASDKAVDVKPGNTMPLQYIPVGSIIHNVEMKPGKGGQIARSAGTYVQLVGRDAGMAILRLNSGEQRLVHGSCLASIGAVSNSDHGNINDGKAGRSRWRGKRPHVRGVVMNPVDHPHGGGEGRTSGGRHPVTPWGKPTKGKRTRSNKSTDKFIMRSRHQRKK from the coding sequence ATGGCATTGAAAAGTTTCAATCCGACCACGCCGAGCCAGCGTCAGCTGGTTATCGTGGACCGCGCTTCGCTCTACAAGGGCAAGCCGGTAAAGGCTCTCACCCAGGGCCTCAGCTCCAAGGGTGGCCGCAACAACCAGGGCCGGATCACCGTCCGTTTCCAGGGTGGCGGTCACAAGCGGACCTATCGTCTGGTAGACTTCAAGCGTCGCAAGTTTGACGTTGAAGGTACCGTTGAACGTCTGGAATACGACCCCAACCGCACCGCGTTCATCGCGCTGGTTACGTATACCGACGGCGAACAGGCTTACATTCTCGCGCCACAGCGTCTCGCTGCTGGTGACAAGGTGATCGCCTCCGACAAGGCAGTGGACGTGAAGCCCGGCAACACCATGCCGCTTCAGTACATTCCGGTCGGTTCGATCATCCACAACGTCGAGATGAAGCCGGGCAAGGGCGGTCAGATCGCTCGCTCCGCCGGTACGTATGTCCAGCTCGTCGGCCGCGATGCCGGTATGGCCATCCTGCGTCTCAACTCGGGCGAACAGCGTCTGGTGCACGGCTCCTGCCTCGCATCGATCGGCGCTGTTTCGAACTCGGACCACGGCAACATCAACGACGGCAAGGCCGGTCGTTCCCGTTGGCGCGGCAAGCGTCCGCACGTTCGCGGCGTCGTCATGAACCCGGTCGACCACCCGCACGGTGGTGGTGAAGGTCGCACGTCGGGTGGTCGCCACCCGGTTACTCCGTGGGGCAAGCCCACGAAGGGCAAGCGCACCCGTTCGAACAAGTCGACCGACAAGTTCATCATGCGCTCGCGCCATCAGCGTAAGAAGTAA
- the rplN gene encoding 50S ribosomal protein L14 — protein MIQMQTNLDVADNSGARRVMCIKVLGGSKRKYASVGDIIVVSIKEAIPRGRVKKGDVMKAVVVRTAKDIRRADGSVIRFDNNAAVLIDNKKEPIGTRIFGPVPRELRAKNHMKIISLAPEVL, from the coding sequence ATGATTCAGATGCAAACAAACCTCGACGTGGCGGATAATTCCGGCGCACGTCGTGTCATGTGCATCAAGGTGCTGGGCGGCTCGAAGCGCAAATATGCTTCTGTTGGCGACATTATTGTCGTTTCCATCAAGGAAGCTATTCCGCGCGGCCGCGTCAAGAAGGGCGACGTGATGAAGGCGGTTGTCGTGCGCACCGCCAAGGACATCCGTCGCGCTGACGGCAGCGTCATCCGTTTCGATAACAACGCAGCCGTTCTTATCGACAACAAAAAAGAGCCCATCGGCACCCGTATCTTCGGACCGGTTCCGCGCGAACTTCGCGCCAAGAACCACATGAAGATCATCTCGCTGGCTCCGGAAGTACTGTAA
- the rpsC gene encoding 30S ribosomal protein S3, translating to MGQKINPIGFRLGINRTWDSRWYADTAEYGKLLHEDLKIRAYLIKELKQAGIAKVVIERPHKKCRVTIHSARPGLIIGKKGADIEKLRKKLSEMTNSETHLNIVEVRKPEIDATLVAQSIAQQLERRVAFRRAMKRAVQSAMRLGAEGIKITCGGRLGGAEIARTEWYREGRVPLHTLRADIDYGTAEAETAFGICGIKVWIFKGEILEHDPMASERRGLEGDAQGPASRERGDRPDRRRENA from the coding sequence ATGGGTCAGAAAATCAATCCAATCGGCTTCCGCCTCGGCATCAACCGTACCTGGGACAGCCGCTGGTACGCTGACACCGCTGAATACGGCAAGCTTCTGCATGAAGACCTGAAGATCCGGGCATACCTGATCAAGGAACTCAAGCAGGCCGGCATCGCCAAGGTGGTCATCGAGCGTCCGCACAAGAAGTGCCGCGTTACGATCCACTCGGCTCGCCCGGGTCTGATCATCGGCAAGAAGGGCGCGGACATCGAGAAGCTTCGCAAGAAGCTTTCCGAGATGACCAACTCCGAAACGCACCTCAACATCGTTGAAGTGCGCAAGCCGGAAATCGACGCAACTCTCGTTGCTCAGTCGATCGCCCAGCAGCTCGAGCGCCGCGTGGCTTTCCGCCGTGCGATGAAGCGTGCTGTTCAGTCTGCAATGCGTCTTGGCGCCGAAGGCATCAAGATCACCTGCGGCGGCCGTCTCGGTGGTGCAGAAATCGCTCGTACCGAATGGTACCGCGAAGGTCGCGTTCCGCTGCACACGCTGCGTGCGGACATCGACTACGGCACAGCCGAAGCTGAAACCGCATTCGGCATCTGCGGCATCAAGGTCTGGATCTTCAAGGGCGAAATCCTTGAGCACGATCCGATGGCTTCTGAGCGTCGCGGTCTCGAAGGCGACGCACAGGGCCCTGCAAGCCGTGAGCGTGGCGATCGTCCCGATCGTCGTCGCGAAAACGCTTGA
- the rplX gene encoding 50S ribosomal protein L24 has protein sequence MQKIRKGDKVVVLTGKDKGRTGEVIQVMPKEDRAVVRGVNMVKRHQRQTQAQEAGIINKEASLHISNIAIVDKDGKPTRVGFSVVDGKKVRVAKRSGEVIDG, from the coding sequence ATGCAGAAAATTCGTAAAGGCGACAAGGTTGTCGTATTGACCGGTAAGGACAAGGGCCGTACCGGCGAAGTAATCCAGGTGATGCCGAAAGAAGACCGGGCCGTTGTGCGTGGCGTAAACATGGTGAAGCGTCACCAGCGCCAGACCCAGGCCCAGGAAGCCGGCATCATCAACAAGGAAGCATCCTTGCACATCTCCAACATTGCCATCGTCGATAAGGATGGCAAGCCGACCCGCGTTGGCTTCTCTGTTGTGGATGGCAAGAAGGTCCGCGTGGCCAAGCGTTCGGGAGAAGTGATCGATGGCTGA
- the rplD gene encoding 50S ribosomal protein L4, which translates to MELNVKTLEGKDAGKVSLSDEIFGLDPRQDILARMVRWQLAKKQQGTHKTKNRSEVSRTGAKMYKQKGTGRARHHSARAPQFRGGGKAHGPVVRSHAHDLPKKVRALALRHALSAKLKAEELIIVDQLVASEAKTKALLGSFASLGLTNALVIGGAELDGNFKLAAQNIPNVDVLPVQGINVYDILRRGKLVLSKAAVEALEERFK; encoded by the coding sequence ATGGAATTGAACGTCAAGACCCTCGAGGGAAAAGACGCCGGCAAGGTTTCTCTGTCGGATGAGATCTTCGGCCTCGACCCCCGCCAGGACATCCTGGCCCGCATGGTTCGCTGGCAGCTTGCAAAGAAGCAGCAGGGAACCCACAAGACCAAGAACCGGTCGGAAGTTTCCCGCACCGGCGCGAAGATGTACAAGCAGAAGGGTACGGGCCGCGCTCGTCACCATTCGGCTCGCGCACCGCAGTTCCGCGGCGGCGGCAAGGCCCACGGCCCGGTCGTTCGCAGCCACGCCCATGACCTTCCCAAGAAGGTTCGTGCGCTCGCTCTGCGTCATGCCCTGTCTGCAAAGCTGAAGGCTGAAGAACTGATCATCGTCGATCAGCTCGTTGCATCCGAAGCAAAGACCAAGGCTCTGCTGGGCAGCTTCGCTTCGCTTGGCCTGACCAACGCTCTCGTTATCGGTGGCGCTGAACTTGATGGCAACTTCAAGCTCGCAGCCCAGAACATCCCGAATGTGGATGTTCTGCCGGTACAGGGCATCAATGTTTACGACATCCTGCGCCGTGGCAAGCTGGTGCTTTCCAAGGCTGCTGTAGAGGCTCTGGAGGAGCGGTTCAAATGA
- the rplP gene encoding 50S ribosomal protein L16 has translation MLQPKRTKYRKQFKGRIKGVAKGGFDLAFGEFGLKSQEPNRVNAREIEAARRAITRYMKRAGRVWIRVFPDVPVTAKPTEVRMGKGKGSVDYWACKVKPGRMMFEIDGVTEEIAREALRLGAAKLSVKTRFVQRIAE, from the coding sequence ATGTTGCAGCCAAAGCGTACTAAGTACCGTAAGCAGTTCAAGGGACGCATCAAGGGCGTCGCCAAGGGCGGCTTTGACCTGGCATTCGGTGAATTCGGCTTGAAGTCGCAGGAACCGAACCGCGTGAATGCACGCGAGATCGAAGCGGCCCGCCGCGCGATCACGCGTTACATGAAGCGCGCAGGTCGTGTGTGGATCCGCGTATTCCCCGACGTTCCGGTTACGGCCAAGCCGACCGAAGTTCGTATGGGTAAGGGCAAGGGTTCGGTCGATTACTGGGCATGCAAGGTCAAGCCCGGTCGTATGATGTTCGAGATCGACGGTGTTACCGAGGAGATCGCCCGTGAGGCGCTTCGTCTCGGCGCTGCCAAGCTCTCGGTCAAGACGCGCTTCGTACAGCGCATCGCAGAGTAA
- the rpsL gene encoding 30S ribosomal protein S12, with translation MPTVNQLIRKPRQAQVKRNKVPALQENPQKRGVCTRVYTTTPKKPNSALRKVAKIRLTNGFEVIGYIPGEGHNLQEHSVVMIRGGRVKDLPGVRYHIIRGVLDTQGVKNRKQRRSKYGAKRPK, from the coding sequence ATGCCTACCGTAAACCAGCTGATCCGCAAGCCTCGCCAGGCACAGGTAAAGCGCAACAAGGTTCCTGCTCTTCAGGAAAACCCGCAGAAGCGTGGTGTTTGCACCCGCGTTTACACGACGACCCCGAAGAAGCCGAACTCGGCTCTGCGTAAGGTTGCCAAGATCCGCCTCACCAACGGCTTTGAAGTCATCGGCTACATTCCGGGCGAAGGTCACAACCTTCAGGAACACTCCGTGGTCATGATCCGCGGCGGCCGCGTAAAGGACTTGCCGGGTGTGCGTTACCACATCATCCGCGGTGTTCTCGATACCCAGGGCGTCAAGAACCGCAAGCAGCGCCGCTCCAAGTACGGTGCGAAGCGTCCGAAGTAA
- the rplV gene encoding 50S ribosomal protein L22 has translation MAKAKTERRLKDNEAQAIARTLRVSPQKLNLVAALIRGKKVDRALAELEFSRKRIAGTVKKTLESAIANAENNHDLDVDALVVAEAYVGKSITMKRFHARGRGRASRIEKPFAHLTIVVREVEEKGEAA, from the coding sequence ATGGCGAAGGCTAAGACCGAACGCCGGCTGAAGGACAATGAGGCTCAGGCCATTGCCCGTACGCTCCGCGTCAGCCCCCAGAAACTGAACCTGGTTGCCGCTCTTATCCGTGGCAAGAAGGTTGATCGCGCTCTCGCCGAGCTCGAATTCTCCCGCAAGCGCATTGCAGGCACCGTCAAGAAGACGCTCGAATCTGCAATTGCCAATGCGGAAAACAACCATGACCTCGACGTCGACGCTCTCGTCGTCGCCGAGGCCTATGTTGGCAAGTCCATCACCATGAAGCGTTTCCACGCTCGTGGCCGTGGTCGTGCTTCCCGCATTGAAAAGCCGTTCGCTCACCTCACGATCGTTGTTCGTGAAGTTGAGGAAAAAGGGGAGGCCGCATAA